The Paraburkholderia hospita DNA segment GCGGGCGATGCGCGCCTGTCGTCTGGCGAGCCGCTCGCCGACCATGCTGCAGGCACGGCCGCCATCATGCGCACGCTCAACGTCGATCCGCCTGCAGTGCTGGCGGCGGCGTTGTTCTCGCTGACGCCGCATCTGGCGAACCCCGAGCAGACCATCGCCGACAATTTCGGCGAGGAAGTCGCGCAACTGGTCGGCGACGTGCGCAAGCTGCTGCGGCTCGGCACCGTGAGCATGCGCGCGGCGCAGAATGCCATGCCCGAAGCGGGCCGCGATGCGCAGGCCGCGCGCCGCGCGCAGGTGGAGGCGCTGCGCAAGATGCTGCTCGCATTCGCGCAGGACATCCGCGTCGTGCTGATCCGGCTTGCTTCGCGGCTGCAATCGTTGCGCTACTACGCTGCGGCGAAGATCACGCCTACCCCGGACGTGGCGCGCGAGACGCTCGATATCTACGCGCCGCTCGCAAACCGGCTCGGCATCTGGCAATTGAAGTGGGAACTCGAAGACCTCGCGTTACGCTTCGAGGAGCCGCAAACCTACAAGCGGATCGCGAAGCTGCTCGACGAGAAGCGCGTCGAGCGCGAAACCTATGTGGCCGAGGCGATCGCGCAGTTGCAACGGGAGCTGGCGGCCGCGCATATCAACGCCGAAGTGAGCGGCCGGCCAAAGCATATCTACAGCATCTGGCGCAAGATGCGCGGCAAGGAACTCGACTTTTCCGAGCTCTACGATGTGCGCGCGTTTCGCGTCATCGTGCCGGACATCAAGGATTGCTACACGGTGCTCGGCATCGTGCACAACCTGTGGCAGCCGGTGCCGAAGGAATTCGACGACTACATCTCACGGCCCAAGCCGAACGGCTACAAATCGCTGCACACGGTCGTGATCGGCGACGACGGCCGCGCGTTCGAAGTGCAGATCCGCACGCAGGAAATGCATCAGTTCGCCGAGTATGGCGTGGCTGCGCACTGGCGTTACAAGGAAGCGGGCACGCGCGGGTACGGCGGGCAGTTCAGCGCCAGCGAGAAGTACGACGAGAAGATCGCATGGCTGCGTCAGCTGCTTGCGTGGAAGGACGATGTGTCCGAAGGCAAGCCCGGTGAAAAGGGCGCTGCCAGACCATGGGAGCAGCTTCGCCAGGCGACGCTCGACGACGACCATATCTATACGCTCACGCCGCAGGCGCGTGTGCTTCCGCTGCCGCAAGGTGCGACGCCGCTCGATTTTGCGTATCACCTGCATAGCGAACTGGGACATCGTTGCCGCGGCGCGCGCGTCGACGGTGCGATGGTGCCGTTGAACACGCCGTTGCAGAATGGGCAGACGGTCGAGATCATCGCGGTGAAAGAGGGCGGTCCGTCGCGCGACTGGCTCAATCCGCAGCTTGGCTATCTGCAAAGTAATCGCGCGCGCCAGAAGGTGCGCGCGTGGTTCAACGCGGTCGAAGTCCAGGAGAACATCGCAACGGGGCGCGCGATGGTCGAAAAGACCTTGCAGCGCGAAGGCAAGACGTCGGTCAATCTCGATCAGCTTGCTGCGAAGCTCGGGTTCAAGTCCACCGACGATCTGTTCTCGGTGGTCGGCAAGGAAGAGTTCAGCTTGCGGCTCGTCGAGCAGGCGCTGAACGATGCGCCGCCGGCAGAGCCCGTCGTCGAAGCGCCCGAGCAGTTCGAGAAGCGCAGCAGCGGCGCGAGCGTTGCGCATGGCGCGTCGACGGGTGTGCTCGTCGTCGGCGTCGACGCGTTGCTCACGCAGCTCGCGCGTTGCTGTCGCCCAGCGCCGCCCGACGACATCGCGGGCTTCGTCACGCGCGGCAAGGGCATGTCGATACATCGCAGCGACTGCCCGACGTTCCTGCGCATGGCCGAGCGCGCGCCGGAGCGCGTGCTGCAAACGGCATGGTCCGCGGACGTGATGAGCGGGCGTGGCAAGTCGGTCTATCCCGTCGATCTCTCGATCGAAGCCACCGACCGGCAAGGTTTGCTGCGCGATATCTCCGAAGTATTCGCGCGCGAGAAGATGAACGTGGTTGGCGTAAAGACGCAGTCGCGGCGCAACGCTGCGTTCATGCAGTTCACGGTGGAAGTGTGGAGCGCGGCGCAGATCCAGCGCGCGTGCGCGATGCTGGGCGAAGTAGCGGGCGTCGTCAGGGCCACGCGCAAGTGATGATATTGGCCCTGCGCGAAGCCGGCATTTGGATTTTGATGTCGCCGCATAAAAACGCTTGCCAACTTTCTCAACGCTCCATATAATCTCGTTTCTCTAGGCTCGTAGCTCAGCTGGTTAGAGCACCACCTTGACATGGTGGGGGTCGTTGGTTCGAGTCCAATCGAGCCTACCAACGAATCTGAAACTTCGGCTTGCCGATGTTTCGCAAACGCAAGTAGCAATGAGCGCTTCGGCGTAAATGGCGAATCAAGCGAACATGGTTATGACACCGCGAACGTTGACCGGAACTGTTTCGGAGCGACGCTAGTCGAGGACCACTTTCGCCCTTGTTGTTTGCAGCAGTCTTGCAGAAATGTGAATGCGGCCCCTCGAAAGCGGGGCCGCATTTTTTTTGTCGTGCTTTTTAGTCTTTAAGTCTTGTTGCCTGTGCCGCCGGCCGGCATTACGGAGAACGCAATGGTTTCGATACGACTGCCCGATGGTTCTGTTCGACAGTACGAGCATCCCGTGACCGTCGCCGAAGTGGCGGCCTCGATCGGCCCTGGTCTCGCGAAGGCGGCGCTCGGCGGTAAGATCGACGGTGAACTGGTCGATACGTCCGCGCTGATCGATCGCGATGTCTCGCTCGCGATCGTCACGGACAAGGACGCCGATGGCCTCGACATCATTCGCCACTCGACGGCGCATTTGCTCGCGTACGCGGTGAAGGATCTCTTTCCCGAGGCGCAGGTGACGATCGGGCCGGTGATCGACAACGGCTTCTACTACGACTTCTCGTATAGCCGTCCCTTCACACCCGAAGATCTTGAGAAGATCGAAAAGCGCATGCAGGAGCTCGCGAAGAAGGACGAGCCGGTGTCGCGCCGCGTAGTGTCGCGCGATGAAGCCGTCGAGTACTTCAAGAGCATTGGTGAGAAGTACAAGGCTGAGATCATCGAATCGATTCCCGCAAGCGATGAGATCAAGCTGTACTCGCACGGCGGCTTTACGGATCTGTGCCGTGGCCCGCACGTCCCGTCGACGGGCAAGCTGAAGGTCTTCAAGCTGATGAAGCTCGCGGGCGCGTACTGGCGCGGCGACTCGAAGAACGAGCAATTGCAGCGTATCTACGGCACGGCCTGGACGAAGAAGGAAGATCAGGACGCGTATCTGCACATGCTCGAAGAGGCGGAAAAGCGCGATCACCGCAAGCTCGGCAAGCAGCTCGACCTGTTCCACATGCAGGACGAGTCACCGGGCATGGTGTTCTGGCATCCGCGCGGCTGGACGTTGTGGCAGCAGGTCGAGCAATACATGCGCCGTCGCGTGAACGACGCGGGCTACCTCGAGATCAAAACGCCGATGATCATGGACCGCTCGCTGTGGGAAGCGTCCGGTCACTGGCAGAATTATCGTGAAAACATGTTCACGACGGAGTCGGAAAAGCGCGACTACGCAATCAAGCCGATGAACTGCCCGGGTCACGTGCAGGTGTTCAATCATGGCCTGCGTTCGTACCGCGATCTGCCGCTGCGTTATGCGGAGTTTGGCTCGTGCCATCGGAACGAATCATCGGGCGCGCTGCACGGCCTGATGCGTGTGCGCGGCTTCGTCCAGGATGATGCGCATATTTTCTGTACCGAAGACCAGTTCATCAGCGAATCGATCGCGTTCAACACGCTTGCGATGAGCGTCTATAAGGATTTCGGCTTCGACAACGTTGAGATCAAGCTGTCGCTGCGCCCCGACGCGCGCGCGGGTACGGATGAAACCTGGGATCGCGCCGAGCAGGGCCTGCGTGACGCGCTGACGGCGTGCGGCGTGAACTGGGAAGAATTGCCGGGCGAGGGCGCGTTCTACGGTCCGAAGGTCGAATATCACATCAAGGATGCGCTCGGCCGTTCGTGGCAGTGCGGCACGCTGCAGCTCGACATGGTGCTCCCCGAGCGCCTCGGCGCCGAGTACGTGGCGGAGGACAATAGCCGCCGCCGCCCGATCATGCTGCACCGGGCAATCGTCGGATCAATGGAGCGTTTCCTCGGCATTCTGATCGAGCACCATGCCGGTGCAATGCCTGCCTGGCTGGCGCCGATGCAGGTTGTCGTGATGAATATCGCGGAAAGTCAGGCGGAATACGCACAATCTCTGGCCCAATCGTTGCAAAAACAAGGGGTTAGAGTGGAGGCCGATTTGCGCAACGAGAAGATTAGCTATAAAATACGCGAGCACACGCTGGAAAAGGTGCCGTATCTGCTGGTCGTCGGCGATAAAGAGCGTGATGCACAAACGGTAGCCGTGCGTGCCCGTGGCGGTGTCGATCTGGGCGTGATGTCCCTCGATGCCTTCAGCGAGCGTCTGCGCCAGGACGTGCAGTCGTTCAAGTAACCACCAGGCAGCGCGGCTCGTTTTTTTAATTTTTAGAGGAAACGTAACATCGCTACTGATAAGTCGTCGCATCGCATCAACGGTGAAATTACTGCACCCGAGGTGCGTCTGGTCGGAATCGACAACGAACCGCTCGGCATCGTAAAACTGGCTGATGCTTTCCGCCTGTCGGAACAGCAGGACGTGGATCTGGTTGAAATCGCCCCGCAAGCGGTTCCTCCCGTCTGCCGCCTGATGGACTACGGCAAGTTCAAGTACCAGGAAGCGAAGAAGCAGCACGAGGCCAAGCTCAAGCAGAAGGTCATTCAGGTCAAGGAAGTCAAATTCCGGCCGGGTACGGATGACGGTGACTACAACGTCAAGCTGCGCAATCTCGTCCGCTTCCTTGAAGATGGCGACAAGACGAAGATCACGTTGCGTTTCCGTGGCCGCGAAATGGCTCACCAGGAAATCGGCATGCGTATGCTCGAGCGTCTGCGTACCGATCTGGATGAAGTCGGTCAGGTCGAGCAGATGCCCAAGATGGAAGGCCGCCAGATGATCATGGTGCTGGCGCCGAAGAAAAAGAAGTAAGTAGACGTTCGCTGCGCATCTCAATGTGCGCGGCGCGTTTGTCGGAAAGTTAGAGTCGCGCGTCGTCGAAGGCGGCGTGTGCAAGCAGGTTTCGGAATGCGCTCGCAGTTTTACAGCGTGCGTTCTTCCTGAAAAGCAGCGGTCAGCAGTTCAGGCCGTCTGCATACCAAGTGGAGTGGGTTTCAAAGGGCGGATGAGGGCTTTCTGGGCCAACCGCACACCCATGTCCATCAAATAATGGAGTAGTTGTCATGCCGAAGATGAAGACCAAGAAGAGCGCTGCAAAGCGCTTCGTGGTTCGTCCGGGCGGTACCGTCAAGCGCGGTCAAGCCTTCAAGCGCCACATTCTTACCAAGAAGACCACCAAGAACAAGCGTCACCTGCGCGGCTCCACGGCAGTTCATGATTCCGATCTGAACTCCGTACGCGCGATGCTGCCGTTCGCCTAACCCTTAACCGACACTCATAGGAGCGAAACATGCCTCGAGTCAAACGTGGGGTTACCGCACGGGCCCGCCACAAGAAGATCATCAAACTGGCCAAGGGTTACCGCGGCCGCCGCAATAACGTCTATCGCATCGCCAAGCAGGCGGTCATGCGCGCAGGCCAATACGCCTACCGCGATCGCCGCAACAAGAAGCGTGTGTTCCGCGCACTGTGGATCACGCGTATCAACGCGGCGGTGCGTCAGCACGACATGACGTACAGCGTGTTCATCAACGGCCTGAAGAAGGCGTCGATCGAACTCGACCGCAAGGTGCTGGCCGACATGGCTGTGTTCGACAAGGCTGCTTTTGCTGCGATCGTCAAGCAGGTGAAAGCCGCCGTTGCAGCCTGAGTGCGCTGTTAGCATCTAGTACTGCGTGGTTCGTTGCAGCGAACAATCCGGTAGTCTCGGTGACGCTGCAACAAAAACGGGGCTCCTCACCGAGCCCCTTTTTTGTTGGTCGAGCCAGTTTTACTTCGATTGAATACTGACGTTGAAAAGATGGGATCAATGGATCTGGACCAGATTGTCGCCGACGCAAAAGGCGCCTTTGAACAAGCCTCAGACGTCACCACGCTCGAAAACGAGAAGGCACGCTTTCTCGGCAAGTCGGGCGCACTGACGGAACTGTTGAAGGGGCTCGGCAAGCTCGATCCCGAAACGCGCAAGACGGAAGGCGCGCGGATCAACATCGTCAAGCAGCAGGTCGAAGCCGCGCTGACGGCGCGCCGCCAGGCGCTTGCCGACGCGCTGCTGAACCAGCGTCTCGCGGCCGAAGCTATCGACGTCACCTTGCCCGGCCGCGGTGCGGGCACGGGCAGCCTGCACCCCGTTATGCACACGTGGGAGCGCGTCGAACAGATTTTCCGCACGATTGGTTTCGACGTGGCCGACGGCCCGGAGATCGAAACCGACTGGTACAACTTCACGTCGCTGAACAGCCCGGAAAACCATCCGGCGCGTTCGATGCAGGACACGTTCTACGTCGACGGCAAGGACGCCGAAGGCCGTCCGTTGCTGCTGCGCACGCACACCAGCCCGATGCAGGTCCGCTACGCGCGCACCAACACGCCGCCTATCAAGGTGATCGTGCCCGGCCGCACGTACCGCGTAGACAGTGACGCGACGCACTCGCCGATGTTCAATCAGGTCGAAGGCCTGTGGATCGACGAGAACATCAGCTTCGCCGACCTGAAGGGCGTCTACACCGACTTCCTCAAGAAATTCTTCGAGCGCGACGATATTCTCGTGCGCTTCCGTCCGTCGTACTTCCCGTTTACCGAGCCGTCAGCCGAGATCGACATGATGTTCGAGCATGGCAAGAACGCCGGTAAGTGGCTCGAAATTTCGGGCTCGGGCCAGGTTCACCCGACGGTGATCCGCAACATGGGCCTCGACCCCGAGCGCTATATCGGCTTTGCATTCGGCAGCGGCCTCGAGCGTCTGGCGATGCTGCGTTACGGCGTTCAGGACCTGCGTCTGTTCTTTGAAAACGACCTGCGCTTCCTGCGCCAGTTCGCCTGAGGCGAGCCTAAGCGTAGAGCGTGAGCCAACAGGCTTTAAGCACGCGACGAGAGCGGCATGGCATTCGGCAACCTGAGTGCCACGCTGCAAACAGCGCCTCCAGCTTGGTGCCGACATTGTCGACATACTGGCCGGATGCGGACACAACCTGTTTAGAACGTACAGAACCATGCAATTCCCGGAATCCTGGCTCAGAACCTTTGTCGATCCGCAACTGACGACGGACGAACTGTCGCACGCCCTGACGATGGCCGGTCTCGAAGTGGAAGACCTGCGTCCCGCTGCGCCGCCGACGTCGAAGATCGTGGTGGGCCGCGTGCTCGAAGTCGTCAAGCACCCGGACGCGGACAAGCTCAACGTGTGTCAGGTCGACGCCGGCACGGGCGCGACGCTGAACATCGTGTGCGGCGCGCCGAACGTGTCGCCCGGCATCAAGGTGCCCGTCGCATTGGTGGGCGCGCAACTGCCGCCTGCCGAAGAGGGCGGCGCGCCGTTTGAGATCAAGCTCTCGAAGCTGCGCGGCGTGCAAAGCGAAGGCATGCTGTGCTCGGCGCGCGAGCTGAAGCTGTCCGAAGATCATAGCGGCCTCTTGATCCTGCCGGAAGATACGCCGATCGGCCAGGATATCCGAGAAACGCTGAACCTCGACGACACCGTGTTCGAAATCAAGCTGACGCCGAACAAGGCCGATTGCCTGTCGGTGTTCGGCGTCGCGCGCGAGACGGCTGCGATCACGGGTGCGCCGCTGCGTCCGCTCGACATCAAGCCCGTCGAAGTCAAGCTCAATGAAACGCTGCCCGTGAAGATTTCGGCGCCAGACCTGTGCGGCCGTTTCTCGGGCCGTGTCATTCGTGGCGTGAACGCGCGCGCAAAGTCGCCGGCGTGGATGGTCGAGCGTCTCGAACGTTCCGGTCAACGAAGCATTTCGGCGCTGGTCGACATTTCGAACTATGTGATGCTCGAACTCGGCCGTCCGTCGCACGTGTTCGATCTGGACAAGATTCACGGCAGCATGGACGTGCGCTGGGGCAAGCTCGGCGAGTCGCTGAAGCTGCTGAACGGCAACACCGTCGAAGTGGATGAAACGGTCGGCGTGATCGCCGACGATCACCACATCGAAAGCCTCGCGGGCATCATGGGCGGCGACAGCACGGCCGTCACGCTCGATACGACCCACATCTATCTCGAAGCCGCGTTCTGGTGGCCCGATAGCATCCGTGGCCGTTCGCGCCGTTATAACTTCTCGACGGACGCGGGCCATCGCTTCGAACGGGGCGTCGACTATTCGACAACCGTCGACCATATCGAACGGATCACGCAGCTGATTCTCGACATCTGCGGCGGCGAGGCCGGTCCCGTCGACGATCAGATCGTCAACGTGCCGAAGCGTGCGCCCGTGAAGATGCGCGTCGCGCGCGCGAACCGCATCATCGGCGTGGCGATCAGCGCTGACGAGATCGCGCAGATCTTCACGCGCCTTGGCCTGCCGTTCGAGCGCGAAGGCGATGACTTCCTCGTGACGCCGCCGCCGTATCGCTTCGATATCGAAATCGAAGAGGACCTGATCGAAGAAGTCGCGCGCATTTACGGCTTCGAGAAAATTCCGGCGCGTCCGCCCGTGGCGCGCAGCGAGATGCGCCGCACGCACGAAACGCAGCGCTCCATTCACATGCTGCGTCACGCGCTCGCCGCGCGCGATTACGCGGAAACGGTGAACTTCAGTTTCGTCGATACCGAATGGGAGCAGGATTTCGCGGGCAACGACAAGCCGGTGCGCCTGTTGAATCCGATCGCGAGCCAGCTGTCGGTGATGCGCACGACGCTGTTCGGCAGCCTGATCAACGTGCTGCGCCATAACCTGAACCGTCGCGCGGACCGCATTCGCGTGTTCGAAGCGGGCCGCGTGTTCCTGCAGGACGCGTCGATCAAGGCGGGTGAACTGGCCATCGAAGGCTTCGCGCAACCGAAGATGATGGGTGCGCTCGCATACGGTCCCGTCGCCGAAGAGCAGTGGGGCGCGCAAACGCGTGCCGTCGACTTCTTCGACGTGAAGGGCGATCTCGAAGCGTTGCTGGCACCTGCCGTCGCGCGCTTCGTGAAGGCTGAACATCCTGCGTTACATCCGGGACGTAGCGCGCGCATCGAACTCGATGGCCATGCGATCGGCTGGATCGGCGAACTGCATCCGCGCTGGATGCAGAAGTACGACCTGCCGCATGCGCCGATCCTGTTCGAAGTCGAAGCAGAGGCGCTGATGCAGCGCGCGCTGCCGGCCCCGACGGAAGTGTCGAAATTCCCGCCCGTGCGGCGCGATATCGCGATCGTCGTCGATCAGAAAATCGAAGTTCAGGCGCTCTTTGACGAGATGCAAAAGGCGCTTTCGGACGAGGCTTGCAAGACCATTCAAAGGGTTGCGCTTTTCGATGAATTTCGTGCAAAATCAAATACTTCCGGCGGGCTGGCAGCGCACGAGAAAAGCCTTGCGTTCCGTGTAACCTTGCAAGATACTGGTGGCACCCTTCAGGATGAAACGGTCGATCTGGCCATTCAGACTCTGGTGGATCGTCTTGCTCGAGTATATGGCGCCCGGTTGCGCGGATAACCGATAACGGCTGTTCCGCAAGTTCCGTTCTGGTTGACGCGCCATTTGACAGATATGAATGAAATGAACTCGAGTGATTTCGAAGCCCTTCTTACGGCGCAGCGTAGCGCCATGATTCGCGATATCCCTACCTCAACCGCCAGCGCGTCGGGCGAAGCGCCGACGCTCACCAAGGCTGAGCTTGCCGAGCTGCTGTTCGACAACGTCGGGCTCAACAAGCGGGAAGCGAAGGACATGGTCGAAGCGTTCTTCGAGGTAATTCGCGACGCGTTGGAGAGTGGCGACAGCGTCAAGCTGTCCGGCTTCGGCAACTTCCAGTTGCGCGACAAGCCACAGCGTCCGGGCAGAAATCCGAAAACGGGCGAGGCGATTCCTATCGCCGCGCGCCGCGTCGTGACGTTCCACGCAAGTCAAAAGCTGAAGGCGCTGGTCGAGAACGGCGCTGAAGAGAGCTTCGCGCGCTGATCGATTCGCGCGCCCGCGCAACCACTACGACGGTTATCCGACCGCTAACTGACGATGACAGCGACGATCGAAAAAGTCGTCTTGCCTCCGATTCCCGCGAAGCGCTACTTCACGATCGGTGAAGTCAGCGAACTATGCGGAGTGAAACCGCATGTGCTGCGGTATTGGGAGCAGGAGTTCACGCAGTTGCGTCCGGTGAAGCGCAGGGGCAATCGCCGGTACTACCAGCATCACGAAGTGCTGCTGATCCGGCGGATCCGCGAACTGCTGTACGAGCAGGGCTTCACGATCAACGGCGCGCGCAACCGGCTCGATGCGCATGGTGCCG contains these protein-coding regions:
- the thrS gene encoding threonine--tRNA ligase, which encodes MVSIRLPDGSVRQYEHPVTVAEVAASIGPGLAKAALGGKIDGELVDTSALIDRDVSLAIVTDKDADGLDIIRHSTAHLLAYAVKDLFPEAQVTIGPVIDNGFYYDFSYSRPFTPEDLEKIEKRMQELAKKDEPVSRRVVSRDEAVEYFKSIGEKYKAEIIESIPASDEIKLYSHGGFTDLCRGPHVPSTGKLKVFKLMKLAGAYWRGDSKNEQLQRIYGTAWTKKEDQDAYLHMLEEAEKRDHRKLGKQLDLFHMQDESPGMVFWHPRGWTLWQQVEQYMRRRVNDAGYLEIKTPMIMDRSLWEASGHWQNYRENMFTTESEKRDYAIKPMNCPGHVQVFNHGLRSYRDLPLRYAEFGSCHRNESSGALHGLMRVRGFVQDDAHIFCTEDQFISESIAFNTLAMSVYKDFGFDNVEIKLSLRPDARAGTDETWDRAEQGLRDALTACGVNWEELPGEGAFYGPKVEYHIKDALGRSWQCGTLQLDMVLPERLGAEYVAEDNSRRRPIMLHRAIVGSMERFLGILIEHHAGAMPAWLAPMQVVVMNIAESQAEYAQSLAQSLQKQGVRVEADLRNEKISYKIREHTLEKVPYLLVVGDKERDAQTVAVRARGGVDLGVMSLDAFSERLRQDVQSFK
- the pheS gene encoding phenylalanine--tRNA ligase subunit alpha — protein: MDLDQIVADAKGAFEQASDVTTLENEKARFLGKSGALTELLKGLGKLDPETRKTEGARINIVKQQVEAALTARRQALADALLNQRLAAEAIDVTLPGRGAGTGSLHPVMHTWERVEQIFRTIGFDVADGPEIETDWYNFTSLNSPENHPARSMQDTFYVDGKDAEGRPLLLRTHTSPMQVRYARTNTPPIKVIVPGRTYRVDSDATHSPMFNQVEGLWIDENISFADLKGVYTDFLKKFFERDDILVRFRPSYFPFTEPSAEIDMMFEHGKNAGKWLEISGSGQVHPTVIRNMGLDPERYIGFAFGSGLERLAMLRYGVQDLRLFFENDLRFLRQFA
- a CDS encoding MerR family transcriptional regulator encodes the protein MTATIEKVVLPPIPAKRYFTIGEVSELCGVKPHVLRYWEQEFTQLRPVKRRGNRRYYQHHEVLLIRRIRELLYEQGFTINGARNRLDAHGAGQAAEGEGEVVEGTVMQPTATTATVDVDQLRKELLQVIDLLGH
- a CDS encoding integration host factor subunit alpha — translated: MNEMNSSDFEALLTAQRSAMIRDIPTSTASASGEAPTLTKAELAELLFDNVGLNKREAKDMVEAFFEVIRDALESGDSVKLSGFGNFQLRDKPQRPGRNPKTGEAIPIAARRVVTFHASQKLKALVENGAEESFAR
- the infC gene encoding translation initiation factor IF-3, with protein sequence MATDKSSHRINGEITAPEVRLVGIDNEPLGIVKLADAFRLSEQQDVDLVEIAPQAVPPVCRLMDYGKFKYQEAKKQHEAKLKQKVIQVKEVKFRPGTDDGDYNVKLRNLVRFLEDGDKTKITLRFRGREMAHQEIGMRMLERLRTDLDEVGQVEQMPKMEGRQMIMVLAPKKKK
- the pheT gene encoding phenylalanine--tRNA ligase subunit beta, translating into MQFPESWLRTFVDPQLTTDELSHALTMAGLEVEDLRPAAPPTSKIVVGRVLEVVKHPDADKLNVCQVDAGTGATLNIVCGAPNVSPGIKVPVALVGAQLPPAEEGGAPFEIKLSKLRGVQSEGMLCSARELKLSEDHSGLLILPEDTPIGQDIRETLNLDDTVFEIKLTPNKADCLSVFGVARETAAITGAPLRPLDIKPVEVKLNETLPVKISAPDLCGRFSGRVIRGVNARAKSPAWMVERLERSGQRSISALVDISNYVMLELGRPSHVFDLDKIHGSMDVRWGKLGESLKLLNGNTVEVDETVGVIADDHHIESLAGIMGGDSTAVTLDTTHIYLEAAFWWPDSIRGRSRRYNFSTDAGHRFERGVDYSTTVDHIERITQLILDICGGEAGPVDDQIVNVPKRAPVKMRVARANRIIGVAISADEIAQIFTRLGLPFEREGDDFLVTPPPYRFDIEIEEDLIEEVARIYGFEKIPARPPVARSEMRRTHETQRSIHMLRHALAARDYAETVNFSFVDTEWEQDFAGNDKPVRLLNPIASQLSVMRTTLFGSLINVLRHNLNRRADRIRVFEAGRVFLQDASIKAGELAIEGFAQPKMMGALAYGPVAEEQWGAQTRAVDFFDVKGDLEALLAPAVARFVKAEHPALHPGRSARIELDGHAIGWIGELHPRWMQKYDLPHAPILFEVEAEALMQRALPAPTEVSKFPPVRRDIAIVVDQKIEVQALFDEMQKALSDEACKTIQRVALFDEFRAKSNTSGGLAAHEKSLAFRVTLQDTGGTLQDETVDLAIQTLVDRLARVYGARLRG
- the rplT gene encoding 50S ribosomal protein L20, whose product is MPRVKRGVTARARHKKIIKLAKGYRGRRNNVYRIAKQAVMRAGQYAYRDRRNKKRVFRALWITRINAAVRQHDMTYSVFINGLKKASIELDRKVLADMAVFDKAAFAAIVKQVKAAVAA
- the rpmI gene encoding 50S ribosomal protein L35, whose translation is MPKMKTKKSAAKRFVVRPGGTVKRGQAFKRHILTKKTTKNKRHLRGSTAVHDSDLNSVRAMLPFA
- a CDS encoding RelA/SpoT family protein; amino-acid sequence: MNTDTVTTAPNPTPSFDDALAFVREHAGDARLSSGEPLADHAAGTAAIMRTLNVDPPAVLAAALFSLTPHLANPEQTIADNFGEEVAQLVGDVRKLLRLGTVSMRAAQNAMPEAGRDAQAARRAQVEALRKMLLAFAQDIRVVLIRLASRLQSLRYYAAAKITPTPDVARETLDIYAPLANRLGIWQLKWELEDLALRFEEPQTYKRIAKLLDEKRVERETYVAEAIAQLQRELAAAHINAEVSGRPKHIYSIWRKMRGKELDFSELYDVRAFRVIVPDIKDCYTVLGIVHNLWQPVPKEFDDYISRPKPNGYKSLHTVVIGDDGRAFEVQIRTQEMHQFAEYGVAAHWRYKEAGTRGYGGQFSASEKYDEKIAWLRQLLAWKDDVSEGKPGEKGAARPWEQLRQATLDDDHIYTLTPQARVLPLPQGATPLDFAYHLHSELGHRCRGARVDGAMVPLNTPLQNGQTVEIIAVKEGGPSRDWLNPQLGYLQSNRARQKVRAWFNAVEVQENIATGRAMVEKTLQREGKTSVNLDQLAAKLGFKSTDDLFSVVGKEEFSLRLVEQALNDAPPAEPVVEAPEQFEKRSSGASVAHGASTGVLVVGVDALLTQLARCCRPAPPDDIAGFVTRGKGMSIHRSDCPTFLRMAERAPERVLQTAWSADVMSGRGKSVYPVDLSIEATDRQGLLRDISEVFAREKMNVVGVKTQSRRNAAFMQFTVEVWSAAQIQRACAMLGEVAGVVRATRK